TGGCCGGAGCCTCCGCCAATTCTGTAAGCTCCTTTGATTCTTCCTTATTCATGTGCAAACCGCAAAGATAAGGAAAGAGGACTAATAGGAGAGGAGATGATATAACTATTTGGCAATATGAGGAGGAGGACGGTCGTTGTTATTTATGGGGAAATCCAGCTAATACCCACTATTTTTTTGCCTCATCATAGGGTTTGAACACCTATAGATACCTCCTAAACTCAGAAGGGAATGGAACTGCCCGAAAAGAGAAATGTCTGGTGGGTTTCCCTTTTTATTCTAGTTCAGAGAAAATTCAAAATAGATGGGGATGTGGTCAGAAATTGCTCTTGCAGCCTTATGCGTAGGGAGGTTTTTGTAGAAATGAATTACCCCTGATTTTAAGAAAGTAACTTTAGAGGAGTTGTAAAACATATTATCAAACGCCGATGCCAAACAATCCTCCCTTATACAATCTTGTTTCAAGGTGGTTTTCTGATTAGAGAAAATAGGTTTGTAGCCCATTGCTTTCAGAGGATTAAATACAGTGTGAGATTCGGGACAATTAAAATCACCAGAGAAAATCAAATTCTTTAAAGGATACGCAGCAGGAAGATATTTGAAGTATTTAATTTCCGTTTCCGGTTGTTTAGATTGAGTGATAGCATGAAAAGCTACCAACGTAAACTCTTTGCCTTCCGACTTAAATGTTGCGAAGTATGGCTCCCTGTCTATCTCTAAACTATACTTTTTCTCTAGCCAGGCAGCACCAACTTTTACCACCTTACTTGTTTTCCAAATAAAAGCATATCGCTCTGTTTTATACGAACTACTTACTGTTGGATCACTAATGGTATAATCCCATTTAGCTCCTTTTCTATTGAGCGCGTCACTCAATCTTGCAACCGCCGGTGCCCCTCCATCACCCGCAACAACTTCTATTATGGCTACCACATCGAATTCTTTCAAAGTGTTGGCAATGAAGGCTATTTCGGAGTCGCTCTTTGAGCGACCAAAATTCTCAATATTCCAAGAGCAATAGAAGATGCTGGCCTTGGCATCAAAACACAAAAGAGTCCCCCAAAAAAAGAGAAGTAAAAATTTATTTGAAAGCCGGACACACATCATTTAATATTCGCCGAAAATGAAATTACACGGGTACTCCGCCAAACAAAGCTATGTTTTTCAAGTTTTCAAAATCCCCACTAAGCGCAGGCCGTGCTTACGTCCTTCAAGAACATAGCTTTTTTCTCCCATAGCGGAAGTACTGGTAATTCCATAATCTACGTTTAATTAATCTGTGAATACCAGTTGATCCCGGTCAATCTGCAATCAAAATAGAAATTGTTTCAAAAATGACGAAAACCTCTTTTTCTTACTTACGTTATTGGGCGGAACAAGGTGCTTATTATCTTTTGATTCGGTCTCTTTAGCCCGCAGTATATCAGAGGTAGAAACATCCGATTCCGGCATAGCCTGATGCGCTAGGCAGTTTAAATTGCAGCACAGTTCCCGGAACTCGTCAAAACTAATTTCGGTCAGTTCCTCGTGGGGTATTGGATACCCTATATACGGAAACAGCTTTTTATAGCGATCATCCACATCCATCTTCACGCAGCGGCTGTTCTCAAACTCATTCAGCAACTCAGTAACTATGTGCAGTTGAATGATTTTTTGAAGAAGTCTAATGTAAATTCAAAGCCCGGAGGCCTGCGGAGAATAATTGCATATTTACCGCACATGAAAAGGCATCCTACCTACATTCATCAGCTAAAGAATTGGCCCAATTTTACCATGGATCTTGAACATGTACTTCCTTTGCTGAGCCGGATAAGAATGGGAGAAGTATTACTCTACAGAATGTTACAATTTGATAAAGACAAGAGACAGACTGGTAATAATTGCATCAAATGAACTTATAAAATAAATTATCATGTGCTTTTCTGCTGAAATGAGTTTTGGAGCTGGGGTTGTTTTAACGACAATTGGAGTTATAACAACCCGAAAAGCTAAACCAAATCAAGTCTTTTTTGCCTGTATTCCTCTTTTATTTGGGATACAACAAATTACGGAGGGATTTATTTGGGTTATACATAATACCGATAAGTTTAGTTATCTTCTTTCGTATTTAAATTTTATCTATTTATTTTTTGCTTTTATCATCTGGCCTATTTGGATTCCCTTTTCAATTTTAAAATTAAAAGGGAATACCAACGAAAAATTTGTCAAGTTTGCTTTAGGGTTAGGTATTATTGTCTCTTTATCTTTAGGCAATATGTTGTTTTTTTATAAAATTAATTCAGAAATACTATGTTACCATATTAAATATTCTGTTACTTATGTGAAACCTTTTAAATACTATTATCCAATTATTGAGATTTCATATTTAATAGCTATTTCTCTTCCCGCTTTTTTACATAATAGCAGATCTATTAAGATATTTAGTGTTTTATTGGTGTTTAGTTATTTCATGAGTAAATGGATATACACCAATTATTTCACTTCTGTTTGGTGCTTTTTCGCCGCTATAATAAGTATATTTGTATATTATTCATTATCTGAAATTAATTCTAAAACTTAAGGATCTTATATATGCTTATTATAGGTACTGGATTAGATTTGACAACTTTTAGAATTTGTCAAATCTGTACTTAAATGTTGCGAAGTATGGCTCCCTGTCTATCTCTAAACTATACTTTTTCTCTAGCCAGGCAGCACCAACTTTTACCACCTTACTTGTTTTCCAAATAAAAGCATATCGCTCTGTTTTATACGAACTACTTACCGTCGGGTCACTAATGGTATAATCCCATTTAGCTCCTTTTCTATTGAGCGCGTCACTCAATCTTGCAACCGCCGGTGCCCCTCCATCACCCGCAACAACTTCTATTATGGCTACCACATCGAACTCTTTCAAAGTGTTGGCAATGAAGGCTATTTCGGAGTCGCTCTTTGAGCGGCCAAAATTCTCAATATTCCAAGAGCAAAAGAAGATGCTTGCATTGGCATCAAAACACAAAAGAATCCCCCCAAAAAGGAGGATGAAAAATTTATTTGAAAGCCGGACACACATCATTTAATATTCGCCGAAAATGAAATTACACGGGTACTCCGCCAAACAAAGCTATGTTTTTCAAGTTTTCAAAATCCCCACTAAGCGCAGGCCGTGCTTACGTCCTTCAAGAACATAGCTTTTTTCTCCCATAGCGGAAGTACTGGTAATTCCATAATCTACGTTTAATTAATCTGTGAATACCAGTTGATCCCGGTCAATCTGCAATCAAAATAGAAATTGTTTCAAAAATGACGAAAACCTCTTTTTCTTACTTACGTTATTGGGCGGAACAAGGTACTTATTATCTTTTAATTCGATCTCTTTAGCCCGCAGTATATCAGAGGTAGAAACACCCGGCTCCGGCATGCCCTGATGCGCCAGGCAGTTTAAATTGCAGCACAGTTCCCGAAATTCATCAAAGCTGATTTCGTTAAGCTCCTCATGGGGTATTGGATACCCTATATACGGAAACAGCTTTTTATAGCGATCATCCACATCCAGCTTTATCCGGCGGACACTCCCAAATTCATCCCCAAGTTCTGTAAGGATATGCAGTTGAATAATTTTCCCCTCTTTCTCTCTCTTTAAGTAGTGTGTTTTTCCCATTGCATCTAATTTTAGTGCAAAGGTGGGGAGAGGGAGTGCAATCTATTTGCATTAGACTTCTTCGGAAAATCAGGTTTTTTTAATTTCCTTCCTCTACACTCCCTCCAAAGGGCATATGCGTTAAGTTAAGAGGACAAAAAGAGGTTCAAGTGTTTGGTAGTGAAAAGAAAGAGAAGAAAAGATAAAGCGGGGAAGCGTTGTTTGTAATTTTTCAACCGACTAAAGATGAACAAACACTACAACGCATCCCCAGACAAAATTAAAAAACGATAGGAACCCTATCGAAGAAGAAAATAGCCATTGTTTCTAAAAGATGTGGGTTCGAGCAGCGCCAGAGCGGCAAGATAAGTGCGCACGCGCTTGTGTTGTCGTTTATGCAAATGATGGTGACAGGACAAACCAGCTATTGGTCATGGGCTCGTTCGCTATCGCTATTAATAGTCCATACCATAAGCAAGCAAGCTATTTTCTATCGAATGAATACTGCTTGGGTTTCCACTGTAAAAGCCTTGGTGGCAGAGGTGATTGGGCAACAGGCGGTAAAACAAATCAAACACGAACTGTTTACCGGTTTTACAAACGTATGGCTTCAGGATAGCACCTGTATTCATTTGCCCGATGCGTTAAACCAAAAGTTTAAAGGAAGTGTGGTGAGTGGCAAACAGAATTCCGTCGCCAAACTCCATGTAGTGGTTCATGCTTTAACCGGGCTTTGTCCATTGATGGAATGGGGTAGCTATCATATACCGGAACAAACCCTTGCTTCCGCCATTATGGGAATAGCAAAAGCAGGCGACTTAGTGATTCGTGATTTAGGCTATCTGGTGCTGCGGGAGTTCACCAGAATGAACCAAGAGGGCATCTTCTTTTTGAGTAGATGGAAGTATAAAATGCTGCTCTTTAACCCCCAAACAGGAGAAGAAATTGATTTGCTTAAAACGCTCGAAGGCAAGTCCTACTTGGATATGCAGGTATTATGCGGAAGAACAGAACGGGTGAAACTTCGGGTGGTCGCTATTCCATTACCTCCTGCCCAAGCAGAAGAAAGGCGACGAAAGGCGAAAAAGGATGGAAAGAAAAAAACCAATCACAACACAGAGTATTATGCGTTGTTAGGCTACGTGATCTTTGTGACGAATGTCGGAGAAGAAGTGTGGAATCATCAACAAGTAGCACAAGCCTATCGGGTGAGATGGAACGTGGAAATACTTTTTAAAAGTTGGAAGAGTGGTCTGCACGTCGAAAGAATGATACCGGATGCCAAAAAGCACAGCAATCGGATTGAAAGCATTTTATATCTGCTGCTGCTTTATGTAGCCTGGTTCCAGCTATTAATTTATGCTCCTTTAAATTGGCGTTGCCGCCAAAAGGGTAAATGCCTTAGTGTTATTCAATCCGCAAAATGGATGCTCGCCAATACCATGCGATGGATCGTTGGAGCCATAACAAACAGCATGGAAAAAGAAATATTTTACTACTGCTGTTATGATACTAGGCGAAAACCCAATGCTATCCATCGTTTGGAACAATTTACTAAGCCCTTAACTTAACGCATATGCTCCAAAGGGAGACAGATGGATGATTTCCCGAAGAAGTCCAATGTAAATTCAAAACCCGGAGGTGTGCGGAGATTAGCCGCCATATTCTACGCATAATTTGCGTAGAATAATTGTATATTTACCGCAAATGAAAAGGCATCATACCTACATTCATCAACTAAAGAATTGGCCCAATTTTACTATTGACCATGAACATGTATTGCCTTTGTTGAGCCGGATAAGAATGAAACAGGGCCAACTGCTGGGCAAAATGAAGGGCATTGGCTTTGACCTGCAGGAACAAACCACTCTGCAAAACCTGACACTGGATATCACCAAGTCAGGCGAAATAGAAGGCGAGTTTTTAAATCCTGAGTTAGTGCGGTCTTCTGTGGCCAGAAGATTGGGTATTGCCACCGTGGGATTAAAGCAGGCCGACCGCCATACAGACGGTGTGGTAGAGATGATGCTGGATGCCACACAGCATTTTGAAAAACCCATCGGAAAAGAGCGGCTCTGTGGCTGGCAGGCAGCCTTGTTCCCCACTGGCAGAAGCGGCCTGTATAAAATAGTTACCGGCGATTACCGCAAAGACGAAACCGGACCCATGCAGGTGGTTTCGGGTGCCCTGGGCAAAGAGAAAGTGCATTTTGAAGCGCCTGCTGCAAAATTGCTAACCGCCGAAATGAAGAATTTCATGAAATGGTTTAATGCAAAAGAGGGAACAGACGCAGTATTAAAAGCTGCCATTGCCCATTTATGGTTTATCACCATCCATCCTTTTGATGATGGAAACGGCAGGGTGGCGCGCACATTAACCGATATGCTGCTGGCAAGAGCAGATGGCATGAAGCAACGATTTTATAGCATGAGCGCACAAATACTGCTGGAAAGAAAAGCATATTATGATATGCTGGAGCGCACACAGAAAGGCACGCTGGACATTACCCCGTGGGTAGCATGGTTTTTAAAATGCCTGCACAGCGCCTTACAGAATAGCGAGCAGCAGACACAAAGCATTTTTGAAAAGGCAAAATTCTGGGAAGCGCATAAGAAAACTCATTTTAACCCGCGGCAGATAAAAATGATGAACAAATGTTTTGACGGATTAGACGGCAAACTGAGCACCACCAAGTGGGCTAAAATGAACAAGTGCTCTCCCGACACGGCCCTGAGAGACATACAGGATTTGATAGAAAAGAAAGTTCTGAAAAAAGAAACCGGCGGAGGAAGAAGCACCGGGTATGTGCTGAAAGGAAGCAGCGGGGTTTAAATGTATTGAGATAAAAATACTTCGTAGCCACAGGCTACATGCTTGCAGGACATGGGCATAGCCTAAGCCCAGATGGGGGCTATTCTACTGCCTCTATCAGCTTCAAAATGATTTTCGCAATTGCTTGATCGCCTTTAAAAAATTTAGCCTTCAGCGATTTATTTAAAACTTCTTTTGAGTATTTAAGATTAGTATAAAAAAACAACTGCTTTCTAGTTTCATCAAAACTTAAATGAGGGAGGCAACGTAACTCTTCATTTGGAATAAAGTAATTGCTAAAAGAATTATCAGAAGCGAAATATTGACAATTCGTGAAGAATAGTCTTTTATGGTACTTGTTGACGGTTAGAAGTAATTTTATATCAGGGAAAGATTGTTGTATCTCTGAAAATTTATCGCCTATTCTTTCTATCAAAATAGCTGCTTCTTGTGCAGTGGTAATTCTTTTGGGGAAATCGAAACTCTCAGTAGCTGTGTTGATGATTACATATTTACATGAACCAATAAATTTTGAGTTTAATGCTGTTAGCATTTTAACTAAAGCGTTTTTATCATTTAGAAAAAGGAAGGAGTCATTTATAACCAAGAACTCAAAAGCGACAGTCTTTTCAGATATACTGCCCCAAGATTTCAAATCATCCCTAATATTGTAGGGAGCAGGAATAAAAAGTTTGGCGTTAATTGTATCATTCAAGATGTCATTTAGTTTGTATGCCGAAGTTTTTGTTTCTTTTCTTAAAGATTTAGTATCAATTGTGTTTGAAACAAAATGATAATAAAATGGGCCTGCATCTTTTTCTATATTCCTAAACTGAGCAGTAAGTGAGGTCAAATCCGAATCGGATTTTCTAAATAAGTATTCCTTAAGTTCCTCCGGGTGGATATTTGGCAGGTTTGGATAACTAATTTTTCTTGAAAAAAACGATTTGTTAAACCTGCTTAGTTTTTCATAGTTACTTTCCCCATTCAAGAAGATATTTTTGCCAATCTCCTCTTTAGCTTTAAGATAATCCTTGAGAAAATCTATCTCAACGTGAAACACCATTAGTTCAGGTTTCGGGCTTCCCAAATGCTTTCGATGAGTTTGGTGGTTTCATCAAAAAAACCTGTCCCAAAATCAGCAGATAATCTGCCATCTTTCAGAATATTTATCTTCCTTACCTGTTTTTCTCCTTTGGGGACAGCATCCGGCGGATGGAAATAATATATCTGTGTGAAATCAGGGTTGATTTCTTTCTTGGCAGTGAGGTATTGTAACTTTCTTATTAAATATTCACTGTGTGTTTCAATTATAAACTGTATGTTGTATTCTTTGTAACACTCAATAAACATATCCGCCAATTTCGACTGCAAAGCAGGATGCAAGTTGGTTTCAGGTTCTTCAATAATTATGAGAGATGGAAAAAAATCATGATTACGCATATTTATATAGATTACGTTCGGTTGTTTATCTGCTGGCTCACTATCGTGAATAAGCAACGCAAGCTTTAATATAATGGGTAAAATTTGCGAGTACCCATAACCCACATCAGCCAAATTGATTTCTTTTCCGTTAGAAACAAGTGTTATCTGACTAAATGAGCTATCGGGTGAAGATTCAATTTTTACTTTTTCTGCAATCCCGAAAAAAGCAATATACTTATTGAGAAATGCCCCAGCCTTTTGGGATAACCTAATGCCCATCATCTGATATAGAGCGTCATGAAAAAATGAATCCTGAGGCGTGTTTCGATATACTCTATCTACTTTATTTCTGATGGAAGGAACAAAATCAATGTTTAGTGAATTTTGCAAAGCTATACTCATTTGCAGAATACCTTCATATAAAAAGCCTTCCAAGAAGTAATCCCTTATGCTGTAATCGGGGCAGTTTGTGCTTAACTCGCCATTATTATGCAAAACCAATCTTCCGTTCTTTCTAAGCTTTTCCAAGTGCTTGTTGCCAACTAGTGTTTTGTCTGGCTGATTTTTAAATCGTAAAATATAATCAGAGATTGAATATTGTTTAATGCGATAGAGTAAGTTCTCAAATAAATTCACAGGTGAGAATTTAGAGTCATTTTCGTTTTGGCTTATATAGTTTTCTATTTCTTCTAATTCCCAACGTCTTACTGTTTCTGTAATTGTATCTTCTCCCGGCAAAGCATTCGCTTTTATATAATTTTTTGCTTCAACATAATCTAACATCAATTCATTTGCTTCATCTTCCGGTAGATTAGGATAAAATTGTTTCAATTCCTCAAGCGATTCAATCTTGTAAACAAATAAATAGTTGTTTATGGTTGTATCTGTGAAGGCTCTATTCTTTCCTATCATATTAAGATCATCAACATTCATGTAATACAAATGTCCATCTGTAAATGAATCGTTTGGGAAAATACGGTGACTTCTTAGCCATGGTGATTTGCTTAAGATGATGTTGCGTTTTGTTATTAACTCATTTAATTCCTTTGAGAAGTGATTTTGTGTTTCATATTGCTCACCCCAATTAAAAGCTATCCCTATCTGGTCAAATGCCGACTCAAGAAGTTCAGTTGTTTCTCGAAGTTCAGTTATGGCTTTATGGCTTCTTTGAAGAATAATCCAAAGCTTTTTTAGGTCAACCTTACGCTTAATCTTAGTATTTGTTGTAGACCCCTCCCCTGAAAATGTTTCAGAAACTTCTATCAAAACATCATTGGTCTTTCTTTCAATCAATTTAAATGAGTGAAGCAGGCCAAATTTTCTTGGAGAGTTATCTTTTCTGTATTGAAGGTTAAAACAAAATCATCAATGCAATCAGGAAATTTAAATGGCAAATTGAAATGAATATATTCATCTGATGATTGATGGTTTTTACTGGTTTCGAAATTTCCTAATTGTAAGTGATGATTAAAACTCAAAACTGATAATGAATTTAAATCAAAGCGGTTTATTGAGAAAGATCCAGCATTATAACTTGCCTTGATGTTGGTGAAAGATTCTTTTAATAACAGCATTGCCTTTGTGAGTGAACTCTTTCCACTACTATTCGTGCCCGTTAAAACCGTGATAGGGGAAAGTTCAAAGTTGTACATGTCTTTGAACGACCTGAAATTTCCTACGCCAAAATTGCTGAGATGTGCCATATTAAATGCAAAAGTAAATAATCAGAGTGCAAGCTATTTGCATCATTTATAAATAGTGTTTCCCTGCTGCGGTTATCAGCGCAGCAAT
The sequence above is a segment of the Bacteroidota bacterium genome. Coding sequences within it:
- a CDS encoding DUF3696 domain-containing protein — protein: MIERKTNDVLIEVSETFSGEGSTTNTKIKRKVDLKKLWIILQRSHKAITELRETTELLESAFDQIGIAFNWGEQYETQNHFSKELNELITKRNIILSKSPWLRSHRIFPNDSFTDGHLYYMNVDDLNMIGKNRAFTDTTINNYLFVYKIESLEELKQFYPNLPEDEANELMLDYVEAKNYIKANALPGEDTITETVRRWELEEIENYISQNENDSKFSPVNLFENLLYRIKQYSISDYILRFKNQPDKTLVGNKHLEKLRKNGRLVLHNNGELSTNCPDYSIRDYFLEGFLYEGILQMSIALQNSLNIDFVPSIRNKVDRVYRNTPQDSFFHDALYQMMGIRLSQKAGAFLNKYIAFFGIAEKVKIESSPDSSFSQITLVSNGKEINLADVGYGYSQILPIILKLALLIHDSEPADKQPNVIYINMRNHDFFPSLIIIEEPETNLHPALQSKLADMFIECYKEYNIQFIIETHSEYLIRKLQYLTAKKEINPDFTQIYYFHPPDAVPKGEKQVRKINILKDGRLSADFGTGFFDETTKLIESIWEARNLN
- a CDS encoding endonuclease/exonuclease/phosphatase family protein, which encodes MCVRLSNKFLLLFFWGTLLCFDAKASIFYCSWNIENFGRSKSDSEIAFIANTLKEFDVVAIIEVVAGDGGAPAVARLSDALNRKGAKWDYTISDPTVSSSYKTERYAFIWKTSKVVKVGAAWLEKKYSLEIDREPYFATFKSEGKEFTLVAFHAITQSKQPETEIKYFKYLPAAYPLKNLIFSGDFNCPESHTVFNPLKAMGYKPIFSNQKTTLKQDCIREDCLASAFDNMFYNSSKVTFLKSGVIHFYKNLPTHKAARAISDHIPIYFEFSLN
- a CDS encoding AAA family ATPase, which gives rise to MAHLSNFGVGNFRSFKDMYNFELSPITVLTGTNSSGKSSLTKAMLLLKESFTNIKASYNAGSFSINRFDLNSLSVLSFNHHLQLGNFETSKNHQSSDEYIHFNLPFKFPDCIDDFVLTFNTEKITLQENLACFTHLN
- a CDS encoding Fic family protein, whose amino-acid sequence is MKRHHTYIHQLKNWPNFTIDHEHVLPLLSRIRMKQGQLLGKMKGIGFDLQEQTTLQNLTLDITKSGEIEGEFLNPELVRSSVARRLGIATVGLKQADRHTDGVVEMMLDATQHFEKPIGKERLCGWQAALFPTGRSGLYKIVTGDYRKDETGPMQVVSGALGKEKVHFEAPAAKLLTAEMKNFMKWFNAKEGTDAVLKAAIAHLWFITIHPFDDGNGRVARTLTDMLLARADGMKQRFYSMSAQILLERKAYYDMLERTQKGTLDITPWVAWFLKCLHSALQNSEQQTQSIFEKAKFWEAHKKTHFNPRQIKMMNKCFDGLDGKLSTTKWAKMNKCSPDTALRDIQDLIEKKVLKKETGGGRSTGYVLKGSSGV
- a CDS encoding IS4 family transposase, whose amino-acid sequence is MGTLSKKKIAIVSKRCGFEQRQSGKISAHALVLSFMQMMVTGQTSYWSWARSLSLLIVHTISKQAIFYRMNTAWVSTVKALVAEVIGQQAVKQIKHELFTGFTNVWLQDSTCIHLPDALNQKFKGSVVSGKQNSVAKLHVVVHALTGLCPLMEWGSYHIPEQTLASAIMGIAKAGDLVIRDLGYLVLREFTRMNQEGIFFLSRWKYKMLLFNPQTGEEIDLLKTLEGKSYLDMQVLCGRTERVKLRVVAIPLPPAQAEERRRKAKKDGKKKTNHNTEYYALLGYVIFVTNVGEEVWNHQQVAQAYRVRWNVEILFKSWKSGLHVERMIPDAKKHSNRIESILYLLLLYVAWFQLLIYAPLNWRCRQKGKCLSVIQSAKWMLANTMRWIVGAITNSMEKEIFYYCCYDTRRKPNAIHRLEQFTKPLT